NNNNNNNNNNNNNNNNNNNNNNNNNNNNNNNNNNNNNNNNNNNNNNNNNNNNNNNNNNNNNNNNNNNNNNNNNNNNNNNNNNNNNNNNNNNNNNNNNNNNNNNNNNNNNNNNNNNNNNNNNNNNNNNNNNNNNNNNNNNNNNNNNNNNNNNNNNNNNNNNNNNNNNNNNNNNNNNNNNNNNNNNNNNNNNNNNNNNNNNNNNNNNNNNNNNNNNNNNNNNNNNNNNNNNNNNNNNNNNNNNNNNNNNNNNNNNNNNNNNNNNNNNNNNNNNNNNNNNNNNNNNNNNNNNNNNNNNNNNNNNNNNNNNNNNNNNNNNNNNNNNNNNNNNNNNNNNNNNNNNNNNNNNNNNNNNNNNNNNNNNNNNNNNNNNNNNNNNNNNNNNNNNNNNNNNNNNNNNNNNNNNNNNNNNNNNNNNNNNNNNNNNNNNNNNNNNNNNNNNNNNNNNNNNNNNNNNNNNNNNNNNNNNNNNNNNNNNNNNNNNNNNNNNNNNNNNNNNNNNNNNNNNNNNNNNNNNNNNNNNNNNNNNNNNNNNNNNNNNNNNNNNNNNNNNNNNNNNNNNNNNNNNNNNNNNNNNNNNNNNNNNNNNNNNNNNNNNNNNNNNNNNNNNNNNNNNNNNNNNNNNNNNNNNNNNNNNNNNNNNNNNNNNNNNNNNNNNNNNNNNNNNNNNNNNNNNNNNNNNNNNNNNNNNNNNNNNNNNNNNNNNNNNNNNNNNNNNNNNNNNNNNNNNNNNNNNNNNNNNNNNNNNNNNNNNNNNNNNNNNNNNNNNNNNNNNNNNNNNNNNNNNNNNNNNNNNNNNNNNNNNNNNNNNNNNNNNNGGTTACtctgattctgtcacttgattctgaGTGAAAAACTGTTTAGTTACCTTGATTCTGCCTCTTAATTCTGAGTGAAAAACTGTTTAGTTGCCCTAATTCTGGCCANNNNNNNNNNNNNNNNNNNNNNNNNNNNNNNNNNNNNNNNNNNNNNNNNNNNNNNNNNNNNNNNNNNNNNNNNNNNNNNNNNNNNNNNNNNNNNNNNNNNNNNNNNNNNNNNNNNNNNNNNNNNNNNNNNNNNNNNNNNNNNNNNNNNNNNNNNNNNNNNNNNNNNNNNNNNNNNNNNNNNNNNNNNNNNNNNNNNNNNNNNNNNNNNNNNNNNNNNNNNNNNNNNNNNNNNNNNNNNNNNNNNNNNNNNNNNNNNNNNNNNNNNNNNNNNNNNNNNNNNNNNNNNNNNNNNNNNNNNNNNNNNNNNNNNNNNNNNNNNNNNNNNNNNNNNNNNNNNNNNNNNNNNNNNNNNNNNNNNNNNNNNNNNNNNNNNNNNNNNNNNNNNNNNNNNNNNNNNNNNNNNNNNNNNNNNNNNNNNNNNNNNNNNNNNNNNNNNNNNNNNNNNNNNNNNNNNNNNNNNNNNNNNNNNNNNNNNNNNNNNNNNNNNNNNNNNNNNNNNNNNNNNNNNNNNNNNNNNNNNNNNNNNNNNNNNNNNNNNNNNNNNNNNNNNNNNNNNNNNNNNNNNNNNNNNNNNNNNNNNNNNNNNNNNNNNNNNNNNNNNNNNNNNNNNNNNNNNNNNNNNNNNNNNNNNNNNNNNNNNNNNNNNNNNNNNNNNNNNNNNNNNNNNNNNNNNNNNNNNNNNNNNNNNNNNNNNNNNNNNNNNNNNNNNNNNNNNNNNNNNNNNNNNNNNNNNNNNNNNNNNNNNNNNNNNNNNNNNNNNNNNNNNNNNNNNNNNNNNNNNNNNNNNNNNNNNNNNNNNNNNNNNNNNNNNNNNNNNNNNNNNNNNNNNNNNNNNNNNNNNNNNNNNNNNNNNNNNNNNNNNNNNNNNNNNNNNNNNNNNNNNNNNNNNNNNNNNNNNNNNNNNNNNNNNNNNNNNNNNNNNNNNNNNNNNNNNNNNNNNNNNNNNNNNNNNNNNNNNNNNNNNNNNNNNNNNNNNNNNNNNNNNNNNNNNNNNNNNNNNNNNNNNNNNNNNNNNNNNNNNNNNNNNNNNNNNNNNNNNNNNNNNNNNNNNNNNNNNNNNNNNNNNNNNNNNNNNNNNNNNNNNNNNNNNNNNNNNNNNNNNNNNNNNNNNNNNNNNNNNNNNNNNNNNNNNNNNNNNNNNNNNNNNNNNNNNNNNNNNNNNNNNNNNNNNNNNNNNNNNNNNNNNNNNNNNNNNNNNNNNNNNNNNNNNNNNNNNNNNNNNNNNNNNNNNNNNNNNNNNNNNNNNNNNNNNNNNNNNNNNNNNNNNNNNNNNNNNNNNNNNNNNNNNNNNNNNNNNNNNNNNNNNNNNNNNNNNNNNNNNNNNNNNNNNNNNNNNNNNNNNNNNNNNNNNNNNNNNNNNNNNNNNNNNNNNNNNNNNNNNNNNNNNNNNNNNNNNNNNNNNNNNNNNNNNNNNNNNNNNNNNNNNNNNNNNNNNNNNNNNNNNNNNNNNNNNNNNNNNNNNNNNNNNNNNNNNNNNNNNNNNNNNNNNNNNNNNNNNNNNNNNNNNNNNNNNNNNNNNNNNNNNNNNNNNNNNNNNNNNNNNNNNNNNNNNNNNNNNNNNNNNNNNNNNNNNNNNNNNNNNNNNNNNNNNNNNNNNNNNNNNNNNNNNNNNNNNNNNNNNNNNNNNNNNNNNNNNNNNNNNNNNNNNNNNNNNNNNNNNNNNNNNNNNNNNNNNNNNNNNNNNNNNNNNNNNNNNNNNNNNNNNNNNNNNNNNNNNNNNNNNNNNNNNNNNNNNNNNNNNNNNNNNNNNNNNNNNNNNNNNNNNNNNNNNNNNNNNNNNNNNNNNNNNNNNNNNNNNNNNNNNNNNNNNNNNNNNNNNNNNNNNNNNNNNNNNNNNNNNNNNNNNNNNNNNNNNNNNNNNNNNNNNNNNNNNNNNNNNNNNNNNNNNNNNNNNNNNNNNNNNNNNNNNNNNNNNNNNNNNNNNNNNNNNNNNNNNNNNNNNNNNNNNNNNNNNNNNNNNNNNNNNNNNNNNNNNNNNNNNNNNNNNNNNNNNNNNNNNNNNNNNNNNNNNNNNNNNNNNNNNNNNNNNNNNNNNNNNNNNNNNNNNNNNNNNNNNNNNNNNNNNNNNNNNNNNNNNNNNNNNNNNNNNNNNNNNNNNNNNNNNNNNNNNNNNNNNNNNNNNNNNNNNNNNNNNNNNNNNNNNNNNNNNNNNNNNNNNNNNNNNNNNNNNNNNNNNNNNNNNNNNNNNNNNNNNNNNNNNNNNNNNNNNNNNNNNNNNNNNNNNNNNNNNNNNNNNNNNNNNNNNNNNNNNNNNNNNNNNNNNNNNNNNNNNNNNNNNNNNNNNNNGCCCATAATAATGAAAACAACTATGCTGGTATTAGGCTCAGGTGAATCTTCTAGTAGCACCACACAGATGTTCTATTTTAACTGCCACTGATGCCGCTACTACAGAAGAGACCCATAGATTATGAACATTTTAATGGAGCAGATGTCCACTAGGTGCTGCTATCTTCTTCAGATGCCATCTTCTCTTTCTAATGACTATTCCCTTCATtggtgaacaaaaaaaaaaaaaaaaaaaaaaaaaactattatgaTTATCTGAACTATGCAACAACATCATGGGAAGCTGTAAAATTTGATATCTTTAAAAGACACATCTCTTAAAAGTCTTGACAAAATAGGAAGACATTTCATGAATTTATACACAAACTATTTCTATTTGTAGAAATAtatattggaataaaaaataCCTGCCACGGCTACTTCATGAATCAGTCCATTAACAAGGAATCTAAAACATGGAACCTAAACAACTATCATGCAAAACCCAAATGCTaaaaacctatcaatatcaacAACGATagacaatgaaaggaaatagaacTGAGAAACTTCCAAATCTTACACAAACATAATATAAATAGCTGTGATTAGTAGAATTTTAAAGGATAAAAgtcaaaaaaatcattaaacaaaaaaagaaatgacCTATTTGATGCAGAATCTCCTTTAGCTATTACAGAGAACTTGCTGGTCTTGTGGAGTCTTGaatcttccttttgttttggaGGGAATTGGTTGGACACTTCAATGGCAAAGTTTCCACTCAGAGGAATAGGGCAAATTGAGAGCAAAGAAACCTGCGTATAACAAAAACAAGTTATCCGAAAGAGAACTAGAAGCAAAGGGGGGAAATAACCGTTATGCTATATCTGAAActtaaaatccccaaattagggttttagatcTTCGATTGAAGAAAATAACGGACCATACCACTGACTTTAGATGGATTTTGCACTACCCTCGGTAGCTGATCGTCTAAGCCAAATGTGTAAACCTTACACAATGAAATAGAAATCTAAGAGGCAAACCCTAGATATGAAGGTAACaacataaaaattagaaacctaAGCTCAATAATATGAGTAAAACACAtacaaagaataagaagaagaaaacacataAAGAGGACCAAACACACCTTGAATACAACATCGGTTTTTAGATGGCTATCGGCTGCGATCGTCTTCCATGCAAAGCGGGTAAATGTGTGACAAAAGAAAACACAActgagaacaagaagaagatgacgaagaagaagaagaagaagaagaagaaagaaatctcACCCCGCGTTTTCACTTTCACCGGAGAGCTTCGATCGGCTTTCAGTGAATGAGGGTAAAGTGAGAGAAAAACCCGATAAAAGTTGATTCACCCTGATTCTCTACCTTTTATATGAACCCTGGAATCCCTTGACTCGATTCCGGATTTACCTATTCAGGTTAATCCACTTGAATCCTGGGTTTTAGTGTAAATGGGTGATTTAGTTGAACACAATGACTTCGGATCAGTTGCCTTAAAATATGAACCAAACTGTTTAATTTAAATGAGAACCTGAATCCCTGGAATTTGatccgatggataattcgaaccaaacgccccctcaTGGGGTATTGCAGGAATGCCCCTTGTGATGCTCAAAACTGGTACGTGCCACATAGAACATCAGGAGGCCAAGATTGCCCATATTGGAATCTTTTGCAAGGTAAACTTCAGATGACAATATATTCCAACCTATTGGTCCAGTTTTTTTAAaatcatatatcgttggaaaGGAGCACTATTCAATGATTTAGAGATTAAACACAAATTTGCAACTGAGATTTCCGATGAGATTCCATAAAATTGGTCGGATTGAATAAAAAATCACCGGATCAAATCGAACTAAAGCCTTATTGGGTTGGTTTCATTTTGAGATATTGTAACCTCAATAGCAAACCAAATAACACTAGAAACCgaataaacccaaaaccaaactgaaaacTCAAAActtaaattgaaaccaaaatcaaatcgataagaaaccaaaaataatccaaaattcattaaaaaagaatcaagattTACATAATTTTGTATAAATTCATATGAAAAATCAAGcccaaacaaaaaatcaaaaccaatctgATTACAAATCAATACATAAAATCTAAGCCAAACTGCATCAAAaccgaaatttccttattgattcGGTTTTAATTTCACTATTCTCATTTCGAAATCGATTCaaccgacccgacccgaccGGCTGACACCACATACTGACTGGATTGTATTGGGTACAATTGCAAAAatgtataaagaaaaatattggaAACAGGTGTCAACTGACTAGGATAGGTGAAACATATCACTCGGAGTATGATTGTCTTTCCAAGTATGATGAAATGTGGTCCTTTCTTGGTTAGAAGGCTGAACGGACAATTTCAAATTAGTTTTGGTTTGAAGGTCGATCAAAGGTGGCGGTGTAAGTCGTATGACAGCGGTGGTGAATGGTgataaaaagaaatcaagaatcgtgataaaaagaaatcaagaatcATAAAATCATCGTGACGGTGACGTCGAATATAAGAAGCGGCCCACCGGCGATTCATGAATCGTCAGACTCGCCTAATCAACGGCCGTAACCGCACCCCTTTTCCCCGACGTCTCCACGTCGTAATCCGACGACCGGAATTTTCGCCGGCACTTTTCTCATCCTTCATAAGCAAGCGTACAGAGGATATCACGCAAGCTTCAAATCTCAGAACCGAGGatcttctctcttccccctctctGGCTGCGGAGGCAGTTGGGaattcccaattcaaaatcGCAATGGAAACTGATGCATCTCCTGTTCGAGAAGATTTCGTTTCCGTTCAAAATCTCAAACCTGTTGAGATCTCTGTCGACGAAAGGGAGGACCTGAATTCTAGCTCCGAAATTTCACAGAATCCTCAATCTTGTTCTGAAACTTCATCTAGAAAGATTGCTTCTGTCGATGATGTTAGAAGCGAGGATGTTGTTTCTGTACCCACCGATTCTCAAACTCCCGAATCTACTCTAATGGAGGCAGAAGGAGACAGAGttcttccagatgagcttgcTAAAAGTGTTGTGATGTTAGAGTGCGAATCGTCGGCTGAGGGTGGTTCCTGCGATGTTTATTTAGTCGGAACTGCTCATGTTTCTCAGGTAATTTGTACTTCTTTCGATTTTGAGGATCATCCGTTGCTATGCTTTTGCGAAAAGATTTCAAATTGGTGGTAAAAGTTGAAGTATTTTTGTGTGGCTTGCGCTCACTGCTCTGAAGGGGAAATGCGCAAAATCTTGATTTCAAAATTCTCTTTATAATATTGTGGCCCGCCGAATCAAGAATTCTCAAGTTTAAAGAAACACACGCCCAGTAGGAAATgtgcaaaattttcttttgttacaGCATAGAAACCGTAATACACTTGTTTCAATCTCATCGCAATTTCTCAAACTTTGATCGGTTGCGGTTGTTGGGTTTTttctgttggtttttttttttcacacctAATATGAGCATTTCCATTTCCTCATATTTGTGTTTTTGAGATAACCAAGACATTTTTGATTCTGTGGATGATAGCGCTTGAACCTTCTTGATCTGGGATAAAACTGAAACTAACCTGACCGGCCGATAGGACCATAATTTGCATCTGTATTGTCATGATTGATGATATTCTATATGGCTGAATATCTCCaacttctaatttttatttgtattgttcTGGTTGGTAATGTCCTATATGGCTGAAATGAAGagtttatgtatttatttaattttttcgTACTTTGTAGAAAATAGTTACTCAATTCCGCTCATTGCATTTTGAACatcaacaaatttttttgttattggaTGAGTGTTTCATGGATCCTGGACTGATATTCCTGAAACCAATCTGTAATTCTCATTATTTCTGACCAGCAGATTCTACGAGTGAATTCACCATGTCATCGGCTAATGATAGAAATGGACAGCAGCTTTGTTATCGCATGAGTGTTTCATGAATCCTGGACCGTTACTTCTGAAATCAATCATTATTCTCCATGATTACTAACCAGCGGATTCTATGAATGAAGTTACGATGTCATCTGCAAATGCTAGAAAAGGACATCTTTTTAGTGGAAAATCATGCTTATAGAATTCCCATTCAAAAGGGAAATTGTAACTTATGTCGTTTTATTCTTGTATTTTTGGTGTCAAGCATTATAATGATTTGGACATATTACCTTTGACCTACATGATGATTGtagaatttttttgatgatttacttatcaaaatcaatgatgtagattttttttttgggggggggggggggggtgtgaaaATGGCTGCTGGTGATCCTTATCTTGTTTATGTGATTGTAGGAATCCTGTAGAGAAGTTCAGGCCATCATCAGTCACTTGAAACCGCAGGTGCTTCCCTTTTGAAACTCATGAACACTTGATTGATGGATGGATCATTTAGCAGGTTAGATGCCTGCTTTAAAATGTTTTATCCATTGATGTACATCTTTCCAAATTGTCAACGCAGCTAATATTCATTTTTGTGatgcaaaatttttatttcaggtTGTTTTCTTGGAGTTGTGTTCCAGTCGAATAACTGTACTGGCCCCTCAGAATCTACAGGTTTGTTAAAGCCAAACGCATGGAACTGTAAtacaaggaaggggaaaaaatagaTGGAGAGAGGGGGGGTATGGGGTATTGTCGTTTCTCTCCTCAATTAAGGTGTCTAGGGATTGGTAGTGACTGTGCTTATAGGTAGGACGTCCCAGTCCAACACAGTGAGATTGGAGCTGTGCATGGCTGCCTGGCTCATTTAATATCTGAGCTTTAGAATTTTCCCTCTATATGAAAAGATAGTAAGTATTAAGTAAACAATTGAAACTGAGACTTGTAGGAAGTCATACATACGGTTTGGGAGATACCACTCGATGTTTCCTCAGAATGTAGTTTAGATTATTCTCACAAATTGTTGTTCCAATTACATCCGAGGTTGATGATAATGAATCTTTGGTTGATAATTATATTCATGATCTAATAAGTAATATCACCATTATCGATGGATTTTTTGTGACAACCGCATATCCCAAAAGCTCTAGCCATTAATTTAAGGGCTACAACTGCTCAACAACAATTGTAgcaatttttttgggtacaaagtCATTGTCATTGTCGTTGGGATGGAGTAATCCCCTCATCCTGTAGATGATTTTACCACTCAAATTCATTGAGTGCTATATCCAACATTGTTAGCATGCATAGgcacttctttttcttctttgtaccTTATTTAGCTGGTTTAAATTCTTCAACTGTTAAACTTTGATCCGTTGTTTTAGCCCGGGTGAAGGAGTCACAATATATCTGGCTGGCCCCTTGgttcatttttcatatttttacatAGTCTCTACGCTTATGTATGAGAACACTCATAATTAAAATGTCCCAGATGCTTTCTTCGATTTTATTTCAGGTCTTCATGTGCAAACATACTTACTCTTTTACTTCAACAGGTACCAACCATGAAGGAGATGATAGATATgtggcagaaaaagaaaatgaacatgTTTGGAATTCTTTACAGCTGGTTTCTTGCCAAGGCATGTCCTTCATTGGTTATTTTaacttgaatatatatatatatatatatatatttacctATGTTCAGTTCTTCTAGACTGTTCTCTTCATCAATCTTTGTGATACCCATGCATCTCATTTCTTTCCATGATCTTCATGTTAGCTTGCTAACAAGCTAGAGGTTTTCCCTGGGTCCGAATTTCGTGTGGCATTTGAACAAGCAATGCAATACGGTGGCAAGGTGATACTGGGTGATCGTCCAGTCCATGTAAGCTATGCTTCTTTCGTTCGTTGTAGTTACTAGAAACAATAAAACATACATTTATTTTTCAAAGAGGGGTTTGTCGTCATCCTCTGCAGTGGCTTTTTCATTTTCACTTAGTAATGTTGCAACTTGGAAATCGAcagtgattttttattttttggacagATAAAAAACAGAAAGAGAAGTTATCTTGAACAGTCTGatcctttcctattttatctgaTTTTGGCCCttgtattttgaaaaaattgtttGCTTATTGAAATGGTCTCTTTTCAATCATATGCACTTATTTCAGCAGAGCTTGTTTTTATCATGAAGTCGATCTTAACCATAATTTCTCTGTTGGTAGGTTACACTTCGGAGGACATGGGGAAAAATGTCACTTTGGCATAAGGCAAAATTTCTGTACAGTATACTTTTCCAAGCAATCTTTCTGCCAAGCCCTGAGGATCTAAATAAAATGGTAACCTTTCTTCTCCATATATTTAATGATTAATATAGTAGTGATTCTAAGCCTTTTGGTGTCTTTTCATGTAAATTGtttgagaaagaaaattttctgtttttatctGGTGATTGTGAGTGAACATCTTGGCTGACCATCAGTTGACTGTGTTTGTCTCCAGCTGAAGGAAATGGATGACGTTGACATGCTAACTCTTGTAATTCAGGAGATGAGCAAGGAATTCCCTACTCTGATGGAGACACTTGTTCTTGAAAGAGATCTGTTAGTATATTTTGCTCCTTTATATGATTCTGTATTTTATGATAATCAGCGACTTGAATTTATTTGGTAAAAATCAATATCTGCATTTTTAATTCCaattttcttgtatttcttATTAGCCTCTCTCCCgcttccccttcttccctccctTTCTGTCTCTCTAATTTTAGTTGTTCatccttttcttttgctttgctgTTTTTCTTGTGTCCTTTCTCTCATCTGTTGTTTAAGATGAGTTTTGAAAGAGTAGTTAGGTTATTTCGAATCATGTTCAATCCTTGTGACTTGATTTAGATTTGTTTCGGCATCAACCATGGATGTCAGGTATACACACAGGCATATGCCATGAACCAATCTGAAATCTTGGCCCATCAGTACAGTTTCTTCCCAATAGTAGTAGAGTGCATGTGTGATGGATGTTGTATAAATAAAGTGAACCTGGTGTAAGGTGACTACATCCATTAAAACCATAACTGATAATCTACATcaaggaatctttttttttttttttattgcaacaTCAAGGAATCCATAAACAATCTATGTCACCTATTCTAAACGTCCATCTAATCCAATTTCTGAATCCCAACATCCTAGCTCAATTTTCTTTAATCAGCTAAAAATTGAagcctcaaaaaaaaaaaaaactgatcgTAGTTGATGCTCCTTTGGTAGGTTTTGCATTAGCTTTAGTCATCAGTGTGGAAAATGACTTCACAAAAATGTAGGAGCTGATATTCAAGAGAAACACAACCATACAGCACTACAATTAGGTTTAATATCCCCTTCTAACAATTTGGTTTATTTCTTGATCAATGTGATACCATCACAATAGGTTGGAATGACCTACCATCATGAGCAGTAAAGCTTATCTATTAAAAGAAGTAGGTACAAGGACTAGAACATCCCCTCCACAAtatccttacaaaaaaaaaaaaaaagcaataagcCCCAAATTACCCCTATCAACAGGGTAGGAAATTTGTTTAGCATCTGTTGCCCCTAGGCATGAAAAGTTGGAGATAGACTTACAGTGGGCCAGAAACAGATATCAAACGGGTGGCAAGAGGGGTGGTCTTTACTGGATAGTCCTGAAAGATGTCATGTTTTACTCCCCATAAAGCTGATGAAGAAATCAGGAATACTTCACTGGTAAGTGGAGTTTTGGTGCTGAAAAGGATAACCGTTTGAGGGAGTTATATCCTAGTCGGGTAGTGTAACCCCTGCTTGGGTAAATAATGAAGTTACTAAGTTGTGGTCTGAGACAATGAAAGTCATAAGGT
The sequence above is drawn from the Macadamia integrifolia cultivar HAES 741 unplaced genomic scaffold, SCU_Mint_v3 scaffold1350, whole genome shotgun sequence genome and encodes:
- the LOC122063534 gene encoding traB domain-containing protein-like (The sequence of the model RefSeq protein was modified relative to this genomic sequence to represent the inferred CDS: added 258 bases not found in genome assembly) yields the protein MNRQTRLINGRNRTPFPRRLHVVIRRPEFSPALFSSFISKRTEDITQASNLRTEDLLSSPSLAAEAVGNSQFKIAMETDASPVREDFVSVQNLKPVEISVDEREDLNSSSEISQNPQSCSETSSRKIASVDDVRSEDVVSVPTDSQTPESTLMEAEGDRVLPDELAKSVVMLECESSAEGGSCDVYLVGTAHVSQESCREVQAIISHLKPQVVFLELCSSRITVLAPQNLQVPTMKEMIDMWQKKKMNMFGILYSWFLAKLANKLEVFPGSEFRVAFEQAMQYGGKVILGDRPVHVTLRRTWGKMSLWHKAKFLYSILFQAIFLPSPEDLNKMLKEMDDVDMLTLVIQEMSKEFPTLMETLIFERDLYMSSTLLRVASEHASVVAVVGKGHLQGIKRHWKQPIDVKGLLEIPARRPTVSAMKILKSLGVVVVGAAIISGFYLAGKS